From Salmo salar chromosome ssa09, Ssal_v3.1, whole genome shotgun sequence:
GAACTTGAACTTAGACTGGTCAGCGATCATCTGGTTGATTTCATTCTGTTTGTAGGAGGACAATTTCTGACCGATCCATGCTACCTTAGTCTCTTCCTGGTTGCCATGGATACACCTCAGACAGGCTCGGCCAATCAGGTAGGCCACCTCGGCCAGGTTGAGGAGAACACACAACCCCGACACGGAGAGCATGAACACGGTGAAGATGGTTTTCTCCGTGGGTCGTGACACGAAGCAGTCCACAGTGTTGGGGCAGGGGTACGAGTCACACTTGACCAGACGGAACATCTTGAAGTCAGGGTAGATCAAGTAGAATATATAAAGGAAGCAGACTTCCAGAACGATCCTAAACAGCACACTGATCATATAGGTCCACCAGAGGGAGCCTGTGATCGCAAACTTCTGGTTCTTGAGTTGTTCCAGCTCCTTAGGGGAACCGCGCCCGGACTTCTTCAGGATCTTCTTGTTGATGTGTCTGCGATGGGCTACATGCATGGCCACTAGGAGAGCAGGCGTGGACACCAGGATGAGCTGCAAGGCCCACAGGCGGATGTGTGAGATGGGAAAGAACTGGTCATAGCAGACAGAGTTGCAGCCGGGCTGCTGGGTGTTGCAGGTAAAGCCAGACTTCTCGTCGCCCCAGACCGACTCGGCCGCCACCACGAGGACCAGGATTCTGAAGATGAAGATGACAGACAGCCAGATGCGGCCGATGCCTGTGGAATGCCTGTTTACGCCGCTGATTACAGCGTAAAAGGACCCCCAGTTCATTTTCGATTCCAGGTCTGGAGAGGAGAAACAAGAAGGGATATAGTTCAGACTGTTTAATGTTGACGTTTCAGCTCTAAAGCTTTTCTCAAGCCCAGTCTGGAAAAGAGAAATGTCAAGCTGACGATCACACTCAGAAGAATAACTGTTCTTTAAAAGAATATAGGACTTTGTCAACACAAAGTTGTTCCCTATGTATTGATACAAGCTGACGTTTGATCACACTCGAAAGGGCGGCCATTCTTTATAAGAATGACCAT
This genomic window contains:
- the LOC106612324 gene encoding gap junction beta-1 protein — its product is MNWGSFYAVISGVNRHSTGIGRIWLSVIFIFRILVLVVAAESVWGDEKSGFTCNTQQPGCNSVCYDQFFPISHIRLWALQLILVSTPALLVAMHVAHRRHINKKILKKSGRGSPKELEQLKNQKFAITGSLWWTYMISVLFRIVLEVCFLYIFYLIYPDFKMFRLVKCDSYPCPNTVDCFVSRPTEKTIFTVFMLSVSGLCVLLNLAEVAYLIGRACLRCIHGNQEETKVAWIGQKLSSYKQNEINQMIADQSKFKFNMGARKTSMEKGERCSAF